Proteins co-encoded in one Aureibacillus halotolerans genomic window:
- a CDS encoding trans-sulfuration enzyme family protein, protein MDAHFDTKVVQSTLKTKAPIRSKTTPIYQTSAYSFRSLDELEAFYQGDETAPYLYTRVGNPNTDELGQTVAKLENAEAGVATSSGLSAILAGVLAVAKQDDHIVATQDLYGGTYQLFSHELKHQGIDVSFVDFSKSQAIEDAIQSNTVLVYSESITNPLLLVEPIETIAAIAKKKQVVLMVDNTFATPYVCRPSDAGADLVVHSATKYIGGHSDVTAGVVVGNEKWITKARSVVVNLGLSLSPFEAWLACRGLKTLSVRMERQVTNAEAVASKLSGYQGIEKVYHPSLAGESIGCAIVTIALEEKAAMDRFFASLNWIKFVATLAGVETTVSYPIATSHRALPPELLANTGITKQHVRISVGIEHVDDIVSSLKEAVDAAY, encoded by the coding sequence ATGGATGCACATTTTGACACCAAGGTTGTTCAATCTACGCTAAAAACTAAGGCGCCTATTCGTAGCAAAACGACCCCGATTTATCAAACGAGTGCTTATTCGTTTCGTAGTTTAGATGAGCTGGAAGCATTTTATCAAGGGGACGAAACCGCCCCTTATTTATATACACGTGTAGGCAATCCAAACACGGACGAGCTCGGACAAACGGTGGCAAAGCTTGAGAATGCCGAAGCTGGGGTTGCGACGTCGTCAGGACTCTCTGCCATTCTTGCTGGCGTTCTTGCGGTGGCCAAGCAAGACGATCACATCGTCGCGACACAAGATTTGTATGGGGGCACTTATCAGCTTTTCTCTCATGAATTGAAACATCAGGGCATTGATGTAAGTTTCGTCGATTTTTCAAAAAGTCAGGCGATAGAAGATGCCATTCAAAGCAATACAGTGCTTGTGTACTCAGAATCGATTACGAATCCATTGCTTCTTGTCGAACCGATTGAGACGATTGCTGCCATCGCAAAAAAGAAACAAGTTGTTTTGATGGTAGATAATACATTTGCCACGCCTTATGTGTGTCGACCGTCAGATGCTGGGGCGGATTTGGTAGTTCATAGCGCAACGAAATACATTGGTGGACACAGTGATGTGACTGCTGGCGTGGTGGTCGGAAATGAAAAATGGATCACGAAAGCCCGGAGTGTTGTCGTGAATTTAGGCTTATCGCTAAGTCCTTTTGAAGCATGGCTTGCTTGCCGTGGACTTAAAACATTGAGCGTGCGAATGGAACGTCAGGTGACTAATGCCGAAGCTGTAGCATCTAAACTGTCAGGGTATCAAGGCATAGAAAAGGTGTATCATCCATCGTTGGCAGGTGAATCCATAGGCTGTGCCATCGTGACCATCGCTTTAGAAGAGAAGGCAGCTATGGATCGGTTCTTTGCCTCACTAAATTGGATTAAGTTCGTAGCGACGTTAGCAGGAGTTGAAACGACGGTATCGTATCCGATAGCGACTTCACATCGTGCACTCCCTCCAGAGCTGTTAGCCAATACAGGGATTACGAAGCAGCATGTCCGGATTTCCGTTGGTATTGAACATGTGGATGATATAGTTTCCAGCCTCAAAGAAGCTGTCGATGCAGCTTATTAG
- the thiL gene encoding thiamine-phosphate kinase produces the protein MEQLETVASALDEFQLIRAITPKTHYHEKLILGIGDDAAVFRPDDGKNIVVCQDQMVEGTHFTKTTMGMSDVGYKALAANISDIAAMGAWPAYYLVTLTIPKHTNKDEIRDLYKGMQELASFYSMDLIGGDTTSGPALIINVTVLGYADPKQILTRSGAQPGDVLFVTGFVGESGAGLDTLLKNGRHMRFLDMEAEIVRTHQRPVPRCVEGRLLREAGSTCANDISDGLASELWEIAEASSSTLVIEEDAIQFRGYMLTLERKQALQYAFSGGEDFELVGTIAADKWPLLEELFKAKTSVPVTRIGYVESGPSRVLSRQTGRVLEKSGYNHLSKGDNHGDVRDSYDN, from the coding sequence ATGGAACAACTAGAAACGGTGGCGAGCGCTTTGGATGAATTCCAACTAATTCGTGCAATTACCCCAAAAACCCATTATCATGAGAAGCTTATTCTTGGCATAGGGGATGACGCAGCGGTGTTTCGCCCTGATGATGGGAAAAATATTGTTGTATGCCAGGACCAAATGGTAGAAGGCACACATTTTACTAAGACGACGATGGGAATGTCAGATGTGGGGTACAAAGCGCTTGCGGCAAATATTAGTGATATCGCTGCTATGGGCGCATGGCCAGCCTATTATCTCGTAACACTAACGATACCCAAGCATACAAATAAGGATGAGATACGTGATCTCTATAAAGGCATGCAGGAGCTTGCTTCATTCTACAGCATGGACCTGATTGGTGGAGATACGACGAGTGGGCCTGCATTGATCATCAATGTCACGGTATTAGGCTACGCCGATCCTAAGCAAATACTGACGCGTTCAGGAGCTCAGCCTGGTGATGTTCTCTTTGTCACAGGTTTTGTCGGTGAATCGGGAGCAGGGTTGGACACCCTTCTGAAAAATGGAAGGCATATGCGTTTTTTAGACATGGAGGCGGAGATTGTCAGAACTCATCAACGCCCAGTGCCGCGCTGTGTGGAAGGCCGTCTCCTACGTGAGGCAGGTAGTACATGTGCAAATGACATTAGTGATGGCCTTGCCAGTGAGTTGTGGGAAATCGCGGAAGCCAGCTCATCAACGCTTGTCATCGAAGAAGATGCTATTCAGTTTCGCGGCTATATGCTAACGCTTGAGCGAAAGCAGGCGCTTCAGTATGCATTCAGCGGAGGCGAGGATTTTGAGCTTGTCGGCACGATTGCAGCTGACAAATGGCCGCTGCTGGAAGAACTGTTTAAAGCGAAGACCTCAGTGCCTGTGACACGCATTGGGTATGTGGAGAGTGGACCTAGCCGTGTCCTCTCTCGACAAACCGGACGCGTGCTAGAAAAATCAGGGTACAATCATTTATCAAAAGGGGACAATCATGGCGACGTACGTGATTCATACGACAACTGA
- the tsaE gene encoding tRNA (adenosine(37)-N6)-threonylcarbamoyltransferase complex ATPase subunit type 1 TsaE has translation MATYVIHTTTEDETKEIARRLGDVVAPGTLLTLEGDLGAGKTTFVKGLAIGLSIQEIVNSPTFTIIKEYEGRLPLYHMDAYRLEGEEDDLGLDEYVYGQGVTVIEWPEYVEEVLPEQRVSIAIAYTENGRTLTFKAVGQIYEDLCREALS, from the coding sequence ATGGCGACGTACGTGATTCATACGACAACTGAAGACGAAACGAAGGAGATAGCGCGCCGTTTAGGAGACGTAGTAGCACCAGGGACTCTGCTTACCCTAGAAGGAGATCTCGGGGCTGGAAAAACAACGTTTGTTAAAGGACTAGCGATTGGTCTCTCCATACAGGAGATCGTCAACTCTCCAACGTTTACGATCATTAAAGAGTATGAAGGTCGACTTCCTTTATACCATATGGACGCTTATCGTTTAGAAGGTGAAGAAGACGATCTTGGCCTTGACGAATACGTATACGGTCAAGGCGTTACCGTCATTGAATGGCCGGAATATGTTGAAGAAGTGCTTCCGGAGCAAAGGGTAAGTATCGCCATTGCTTATACAGAGAACGGTCGAACGCTGACGTTCAAAGCGGTGGGTCAGATCTATGAGGATTTATGTAGGGAGGCATTATCATGA
- the tsaB gene encoding tRNA (adenosine(37)-N6)-threonylcarbamoyltransferase complex dimerization subunit type 1 TsaB has translation MKVLAIDASNAALSLGLAEDKRFVAETTSVGLRNHAVRLLPAIEHMLESVGWVPKDIGTVTIAKGPGSYTGVRMGVTVAKTFAWSVGARLVSISSLQALSFNGPKSAMVCPIFDARREHVYSGLYLDGINQLEDRYVHLQGWIDVLKDTTDKPIHFIGELTEPIRDVLQKAFQEQAVFASLQASVPRASELAIRAEDWTSESNVHTVVPDYLKLSEAEANWQRRTT, from the coding sequence ATGAAGGTGTTGGCCATTGACGCGTCAAATGCGGCGTTAAGTCTAGGATTGGCTGAGGATAAGCGGTTTGTTGCGGAAACGACTTCTGTCGGTTTGCGTAATCATGCCGTACGTTTGTTGCCAGCCATTGAGCATATGTTGGAAAGCGTTGGTTGGGTACCAAAAGATATCGGTACCGTCACGATTGCAAAAGGACCAGGGTCGTATACGGGTGTTCGGATGGGCGTGACTGTTGCCAAGACATTTGCCTGGTCCGTTGGCGCGAGGCTAGTGTCAATCTCTAGCCTTCAAGCGCTTAGCTTTAATGGGCCAAAGAGTGCGATGGTATGCCCCATATTCGATGCCCGGCGTGAACACGTGTATTCAGGGCTTTATCTAGACGGCATAAATCAGCTTGAGGATCGGTATGTTCATTTACAAGGTTGGATCGACGTTCTAAAGGACACTACGGACAAGCCGATTCATTTTATTGGCGAGCTTACCGAGCCTATACGTGATGTCCTACAGAAAGCATTTCAGGAACAGGCCGTGTTCGCATCCCTTCAAGCAAGTGTACCACGTGCCTCAGAGCTGGCGATTCGTGCAGAAGACTGGACGTCAGAAAGCAATGTCCATACTGTTGTTCCAGACTATTTAAAGCTGTCTGAGGCAGAAGCC